In a genomic window of Balaenoptera ricei isolate mBalRic1 chromosome 3, mBalRic1.hap2, whole genome shotgun sequence:
- the NEUROG1 gene encoding neurogenin-1 has translation MPGPLETSLSDLDCASSSSTSDLSGFLTDEEDCARLQQPMSVSGPPMTARKGSPGIPGASDTPRAQEDEQERRRRRGRARVRSEALLHSLRRSRRVKANDRERNRMHNLNAALDALRSVLPSFPDDTKLTKIETLRFAYNYIWALAETLRLADQGLPGGGARERLLPPQCAPCLPGPPSPASDAESWGSGAAASPCAAAASPLSDPSSPAASEDFTYGPGDPLFSFPGLPKDLLHTTPCFIPYH, from the coding sequence ATGCCAGGCCCTCTGGAGACCAGCCTCTCGGACCTCGACTgcgccagcagcagcagcaccagcGACCTGTCCGGCTTCCTCACCGACGAGGAGGACTGTGCCAGGCTCCAACAGCCCATGTCCGTCTCGGGGCCGCCCATGACGGCCCGCAAGGGCTCACCCGGGATTCCCGGGGCGTCGGACACTCCTCGTGCGCAGGAAGACGAGCAGGAGCGGCGTCGGCGCAGGGGCCGCGCGCGGGTGCGCTCCGAGGCGCTGCTGCACTCGCTGCGCAGGAGCCGACGCGTCAAAGCCAACGACCGCGAGCGCAACCGCATGCACAACTTGAACGCGGCGCTGGACGCGCTGCGCAGCGTGCTGCCCTCCTTCCCCGACGACACCAAGCTCACCAAGATCGAGACGCTGCGCTTCGCCTACAACTACATCTGGGCTTTGGCCGAGACTCTGCGCCTGGCCGACCAGGGGCTGCCCGGGGGCGGTGCCCGAGAGCGCCTCCTGCCGCCGCAGTGTGCCCCCTGCCTCCCCGGgccccccagccccgccagcGACGCGGAGTCCTGGGGCTCCGGGGCCGCCGCCTCCCCCTGCGCCGCTGCCGCCTCGCCACTCTCTGACCCCAGTAGCCCCGCCGCCTCCGAAGACTTCACCTATGGCCCTGGCGACCCGCTTTTTTCCTTCCCGGGCCTGCCCAAAGACTTGCTCCACACGACGCCCTGTTTCATCCCTTACCACTAG